Proteins encoded by one window of Sporichthyaceae bacterium:
- a CDS encoding polysaccharide biosynthesis protein, translated as MTSPHDHINCHTGAQPRPLDLADLTDLPVHTLLGRDPIDTGIREVGGYLTGKRVLVTGAGGSIGSELCRQIRAFGPAELVMLDHDESALHAVYLSIHQDALMDSRQLLLASIRDADTLHEHFLARRPQVVFHAAALKHLPMLEQYPMEAWKSNVLGTANVIEAARRAGVDRFVGISTDKAANPSSVLGLTKRVGERLIAGAGGIDSTYLSVRFGNVLGSRGSVLTTFAGQIAMGAPLTITHPNVTRFFMTIQEACELVVQAGAIGRPREVLVLDMGSPVRIVDLAHRMMELVGRQVEIIFTGLREAEKLHEELFSDGEVDARPLHPLISHVEVQPLSVAHLPDLRGLGGPEPMIHVLEQLATGRSRVVRQRSTASLPVPVEDRGTSWATATVPAPATSPEGDPVKVVVTGGAGFIGANLCAELRRRGAAVTVIDDLSSGRLENLSDIDVDLLVGSILDTDLLAQACQGAHSVVHLAAVPSVPRSILEPVRSHEVNATGTLYVAQAARHAGAHLVVASSSSVYGRNPVQPKSEDMPTMPASPYAASKLASEAYARAYQESFGVPTTVFRFFNVFGPLQAADHAYAAVIPSFIAAALRGEPVTVHGDGEQSRDFTYVATVAQVLARTALDRLTSPGPVNLAWGTSTTLKALIAMLAEILGTPVAAIHGAERAGDVRHSQAANTRLRAMFPDLAQMPLTEALTATVEWMAAHLQIPIVTSGKAIA; from the coding sequence ATGACTTCGCCCCACGACCACATCAACTGCCACACCGGCGCCCAGCCACGGCCGCTGGATCTGGCCGATCTGACCGATCTCCCGGTCCATACCCTGCTCGGTCGCGACCCGATCGACACCGGCATCCGCGAGGTCGGCGGGTATCTGACCGGTAAGCGGGTGCTGGTCACCGGCGCCGGGGGATCCATCGGTTCCGAGCTGTGTCGGCAGATCCGGGCGTTCGGCCCGGCCGAGCTGGTCATGCTCGACCACGACGAATCCGCCCTGCACGCCGTGTACCTGAGCATCCATCAGGATGCGCTGATGGACTCCCGGCAACTGCTGCTGGCCAGCATCCGGGACGCCGACACGCTTCACGAGCACTTCCTTGCCCGCCGCCCGCAGGTCGTCTTCCACGCCGCGGCGCTGAAGCACCTGCCCATGCTCGAGCAATACCCGATGGAGGCCTGGAAGTCCAACGTGCTGGGCACCGCCAATGTCATCGAAGCGGCCCGCCGCGCGGGGGTGGACCGGTTCGTGGGCATCTCCACCGACAAGGCGGCCAATCCGTCCAGCGTGCTCGGCCTGACCAAGCGGGTCGGCGAGCGGTTGATCGCCGGCGCGGGCGGCATCGACTCCACCTACCTGTCGGTGCGCTTCGGCAATGTGCTGGGCAGCCGCGGGTCGGTGCTCACCACCTTCGCCGGGCAGATCGCCATGGGTGCTCCACTGACCATCACGCACCCGAACGTCACCCGGTTCTTCATGACCATCCAGGAGGCGTGCGAGCTGGTCGTGCAGGCCGGTGCCATCGGGCGTCCCCGCGAGGTGCTGGTGCTGGACATGGGTTCCCCGGTGCGCATCGTCGACCTGGCCCACCGCATGATGGAACTGGTGGGCCGTCAGGTCGAGATCATCTTCACCGGTCTGCGCGAGGCGGAGAAGCTGCACGAGGAGCTGTTCTCCGACGGTGAGGTCGACGCCCGTCCGCTGCACCCGCTGATCTCGCACGTCGAGGTGCAGCCGCTGTCCGTGGCACATCTGCCCGACCTGCGCGGTCTGGGTGGACCCGAACCGATGATCCACGTCCTCGAGCAGCTGGCCACCGGCCGCTCCCGGGTCGTCCGGCAGCGCAGCACGGCGAGCCTCCCGGTGCCTGTCGAGGACCGCGGCACGTCGTGGGCCACCGCCACGGTGCCCGCGCCCGCCACATCGCCGGAAGGGGATCCCGTGAAGGTTGTGGTTACCGGGGGGGCCGGATTCATCGGCGCCAACCTGTGCGCGGAGCTGCGTCGCCGCGGTGCCGCGGTCACCGTCATCGATGATCTGAGCAGTGGTCGGCTGGAGAACCTCTCCGACATCGACGTCGACCTGCTGGTGGGCTCCATCCTGGACACCGACCTGCTGGCGCAGGCCTGCCAGGGCGCCCACTCGGTCGTGCACCTGGCCGCGGTCCCGTCAGTGCCGCGCTCGATTCTCGAGCCGGTGCGCAGCCACGAGGTGAACGCCACCGGCACGTTGTACGTGGCCCAGGCGGCCCGCCATGCCGGGGCGCACCTGGTGGTGGCCTCGTCCTCCTCGGTGTACGGGCGCAACCCGGTGCAGCCGAAGTCCGAGGACATGCCGACCATGCCGGCCAGCCCTTATGCGGCCAGCAAGTTGGCCAGCGAGGCCTACGCCCGCGCCTACCAGGAGTCCTTCGGGGTGCCGACCACGGTGTTCCGGTTCTTCAACGTGTTCGGCCCGCTGCAGGCCGCCGACCACGCCTACGCCGCGGTGATCCCGTCTTTCATCGCCGCCGCGTTGCGCGGGGAGCCGGTGACCGTGCACGGCGACGGCGAGCAGAGCCGGGACTTCACCTACGTGGCCACCGTGGCCCAGGTATTGGCCCGCACCGCGCTGGATCGGCTGACCAGCCCCGGCCCGGTCAACCTGGCCTGGGGTACTTCCACCACGCTCAAGGCGCTGATCGCCATGTTGGCCGAGATCCTCGGCACCCCGGTGGCCGCCA
- a CDS encoding polysaccharide biosynthesis tyrosine autokinase yields MIGRESNSNGPSNGAQLQWNPGEQMNFRDYLTVLRERWFLVLLGLSLGLGLGGAAAFLSTPQYASSVKFFISTPDLGKDVNQAYQGSLLSEQKIKSYTDMATDRRIRQQVADELGFPIAPGVISASAKPDTVLMTLSAKDASPARAKQIVDAAAKDFSNLVAEVEQPEQGTPLVVARQIQDAQVPSTPISPKRNTDLALGLVLGLMAGMAAAVARHTLDRSVKSPDVLAELVGAPVLGATQYDPGIKGRPLIVHDQPRAPLAEAFRQLRTNLEYVDLDHTNKLIVITSALPHEGKTTTACNLAIAMAQAGNRVALVEADLRRPKAAEYLGMENAVGLTTVLTGQVNLDVALQPWGGGLLDFLGSGALPPNPSELLASAQMASVLAELNRRYDVVIFDAAPTLPVADAAVLAAHCHGVLFVSRHGWVRAEQVKAAAETIRRVSAPIFGVVLSMAPRSKRGGGYSYQYGYGYTYHSTGRNPSNAVRMAAPPVTPANNVPVAPAYPVAPAYPVSTHIPSTYIPSTYTPSPYTPSPYTNPVPASPAGLYDPVALAATPVSDHWNAHPMPGQRSTAPVPPPVVVIDSEAVPTASEFRLSDGSST; encoded by the coding sequence ATGATCGGGCGCGAGTCGAATTCGAACGGGCCGTCTAACGGTGCGCAATTGCAATGGAATCCGGGGGAACAAATGAACTTCAGGGATTACCTCACCGTCCTGCGCGAGCGATGGTTTCTCGTGCTGCTGGGCCTGTCTCTGGGGCTCGGACTCGGTGGTGCGGCTGCTTTCTTGAGCACTCCGCAATATGCATCCAGCGTGAAGTTCTTCATCTCCACCCCGGACCTGGGCAAGGACGTCAACCAGGCCTACCAGGGCAGCCTGCTCTCCGAGCAGAAGATCAAGTCCTACACGGATATGGCCACCGACCGGCGCATCCGCCAGCAGGTCGCGGACGAGCTCGGTTTTCCGATCGCGCCGGGCGTGATCTCCGCGTCGGCCAAGCCGGACACCGTGCTGATGACGCTGAGCGCCAAGGACGCCTCGCCGGCCCGGGCCAAGCAGATCGTCGACGCCGCCGCCAAGGACTTTTCCAATCTCGTCGCCGAGGTGGAGCAGCCCGAGCAGGGAACCCCGCTGGTGGTGGCGCGTCAGATTCAGGACGCGCAGGTCCCGTCCACGCCGATCTCGCCGAAGCGGAACACCGATTTGGCGCTCGGCCTGGTCCTCGGCCTGATGGCGGGCATGGCCGCGGCGGTGGCCCGACACACCTTGGACCGCAGCGTTAAGTCCCCGGACGTGCTGGCCGAGCTGGTCGGGGCGCCGGTGCTCGGTGCCACCCAGTACGACCCGGGCATCAAGGGTCGGCCGCTGATCGTGCACGACCAGCCGCGCGCCCCGCTGGCCGAGGCGTTCCGGCAGCTGCGCACCAACCTGGAGTACGTCGACCTCGACCACACCAACAAGTTGATCGTCATCACCAGCGCGTTGCCGCACGAGGGCAAGACCACCACCGCCTGCAACCTGGCGATCGCGATGGCGCAGGCCGGCAACCGGGTCGCGTTGGTCGAGGCCGACCTGCGTCGACCGAAGGCCGCGGAGTACCTGGGCATGGAGAACGCGGTCGGTCTGACCACCGTGCTCACCGGCCAGGTCAACCTCGACGTCGCGCTACAGCCGTGGGGCGGCGGGCTGCTGGACTTCCTCGGCTCCGGCGCGCTGCCGCCGAACCCGAGCGAGCTGCTCGCCTCCGCGCAGATGGCCTCGGTGCTGGCCGAGCTGAACCGCCGCTACGACGTGGTGATCTTCGACGCCGCGCCGACCCTGCCGGTGGCCGACGCCGCCGTGCTGGCCGCGCACTGCCACGGCGTGCTGTTCGTCTCCCGGCACGGCTGGGTGCGCGCCGAGCAGGTGAAGGCCGCGGCGGAGACCATCCGCCGGGTGTCCGCGCCGATCTTCGGCGTGGTGCTGTCCATGGCCCCGCGGTCCAAGCGCGGCGGTGGCTACAGCTACCAGTACGGCTACGGCTACACCTACCACAGCACCGGTCGCAACCCGAGCAACGCCGTGCGCATGGCCGCGCCGCCGGTCACTCCGGCGAACAACGTCCCGGTGGCGCCCGCGTACCCGGTGGCGCCCGCGTACCCGGTGAGCACCCACATCCCGAGCACCTACATCCCGAGCACCTACACCCCGAGTCCTTACACCCCGAGTCCTTACACCAACCCTGTCCCGGCCTCGCCCGCCGGGCTCTACGACCCGGTCGCCCTGGCAGCTACGCCGGTCAGCGACCACTGGAACGCGCACCCCATGCCGGGGCAGCGTTCGACGGCCCCGGTCCCACCGCCGGTGGTCGTGATCGACAGCGAGGCGGTGCCGACCGCGAGTGAATTCCGGCTCAGTGACGGCTCATCGACATGA